One window of Verrucomicrobiota bacterium genomic DNA carries:
- a CDS encoding PKD domain-containing protein — MPPRPFAVFCALLVAAGLIGGPPVVQAAGLVAAYSFNEGTGTTVADASGNGNTGTIANATWTPAGKFSNALLFNGTNARITISDSPSLHLTTGMTLEAWVNPSAVDSAWRDVIYKGNDNYYLMGTTSTGGEPAVGGYFGGVNANLYGPLVLSLNTWTHLAATYDGATLRLYVNGVQVSSAAQTGNILTSSNPLQIGGDSIFGQYFQGMIDEVRVYDLALSASQIQTDMNTSIGPPANQPPVAQANATPKAGVAPLDVAFSSSGSQDPEGLPLSYNWTFGDGTPSSTATNPAHTYLTAGLYAAWLTVSDGVNSTTSSVVNITVGTVGEPPPAVSFSNTNYPVAENSGIATINVWLDKFYYVDVFVDFATAGGTATPGVDYVTNSGTLHFLPGQTNQSFLVTLLNSSGQNPTSRTVHLTLSNFSGASPGNPVAADLVILDPDAPPRLVSPCLTSNGLFQATVVGLPGQIFSVECSQTLSNWTSLITLTNVAGSMNFTDVTSPGASVRFYRTVSGYRGVFTQHNDNFRTGQNLNETILTPTNVTSATFGKLFSYPLDGIAYASPLYVANVSIPGQGFHNVIYVATEHDSVYAFDADGLGTNPLWQVSFINPAAGITTVPADDTGECCDIAPEIGITGTPVIDPVSGTLYAVAKTKEVNGSNTDYVQRLHALDITSGAEKFGGPVVIQATVPGTGVGSQAGQLPFLSLRENQHPALLLNHAVIYIAFASHGDNQPYHGWILGYHATTLQQTMAFCATPDAEGAGIWMGSGGLSADADGNIYFVTGDGTFDANTGGADYGDTFMKLSTNGTVLDYFTPFDQASLDAGNHDLGSANALLLPDQPGNHPHLVTSAGKNDVLYLVDRDNMGHFNSVDDSQIVQSMTLSNANFINPVYFNGYVYYSVTSTKIAAYRLNNGLLPVTPTSQSADTYGFPGGALATSANGTNNAILWAVQRKGATTPGVLHAYDAYNLGVEFYNSNQAGSRDTLDFAAKYTVPLVIDGKVFVGSLSRLTAYGLLP; from the coding sequence ATGCCACCGAGACCCTTTGCAGTTTTTTGCGCTTTACTAGTCGCTGCCGGATTGATCGGCGGACCGCCTGTAGTTCAGGCGGCTGGCTTGGTGGCGGCGTATTCGTTCAACGAGGGCACGGGGACGACCGTTGCGGACGCCTCTGGCAACGGCAACACGGGCACGATCGCAAACGCGACCTGGACCCCCGCCGGCAAGTTCAGCAACGCGCTATTGTTCAATGGGACCAATGCGCGCATAACCATCAGCGATTCGCCTTCCTTGCATTTGACGACCGGCATGACATTGGAGGCGTGGGTGAATCCGTCCGCCGTGGACAGCGCATGGCGCGACGTGATCTACAAGGGGAATGACAACTACTATTTGATGGGCACCACATCGACGGGCGGCGAGCCAGCGGTGGGCGGATACTTTGGCGGGGTCAATGCCAATCTGTATGGCCCGTTGGTGCTGAGCTTGAATACCTGGACGCACCTGGCGGCGACTTACGATGGAGCAACGCTTCGATTATATGTGAACGGAGTCCAAGTCTCGAGTGCGGCGCAGACTGGAAATATTCTTACCTCGTCGAACCCGTTGCAAATTGGCGGAGACAGCATTTTCGGACAGTACTTCCAAGGGATGATCGACGAAGTGCGTGTCTATGATCTGGCCTTGAGCGCCAGCCAGATTCAAACCGACATGAACACCTCCATTGGTCCGCCGGCCAATCAGCCGCCGGTGGCGCAAGCGAATGCCACACCGAAGGCAGGTGTCGCGCCTTTGGACGTTGCGTTCTCGAGCAGCGGGTCGCAGGATCCGGAAGGGCTGCCGCTTTCGTACAACTGGACGTTTGGCGATGGAACCCCTTCATCCACTGCGACGAATCCCGCTCACACCTACCTCACGGCTGGATTATACGCAGCCTGGTTGACGGTTTCAGATGGTGTCAACTCGACGACTTCCAGCGTCGTGAACATCACCGTGGGAACAGTCGGCGAACCTCCGCCAGCCGTGTCTTTCAGCAACACCAACTATCCAGTCGCGGAAAACAGCGGTATCGCGACCATCAATGTCTGGTTGGACAAGTTTTACTACGTGGATGTGTTCGTCGATTTCGCCACGGCGGGAGGCACTGCGACGCCCGGCGTGGACTATGTCACGAACAGCGGGACACTCCACTTCCTGCCCGGTCAAACGAATCAATCGTTCCTCGTCACGCTGCTCAATTCCAGCGGTCAGAATCCGACCTCGCGAACGGTTCATCTGACATTGAGCAATTTTTCTGGAGCGAGTCCAGGAAATCCCGTGGCCGCTGACCTCGTGATTCTCGACCCAGATGCACCCCCGCGCCTCGTTTCGCCGTGCCTGACCAGCAACGGTTTGTTCCAAGCCACAGTGGTCGGCCTGCCGGGCCAGATTTTTTCCGTCGAGTGCTCCCAGACACTCAGCAATTGGACTTCGCTGATTACGCTGACCAATGTGGCCGGCTCCATGAACTTCACGGACGTAACGTCGCCTGGCGCGTCCGTCCGTTTCTACCGAACCGTGAGCGGTTATCGCGGTGTGTTTACCCAGCACAACGACAACTTCCGAACGGGTCAGAATCTCAATGAAACAATACTGACTCCGACCAACGTGACTTCAGCGACCTTCGGAAAACTTTTTTCGTATCCGCTGGATGGAATTGCTTACGCCTCCCCCCTCTACGTGGCCAACGTCAGCATCCCCGGGCAGGGCTTCCACAATGTCATTTACGTGGCGACGGAACACGACAGCGTTTATGCGTTTGACGCTGACGGACTGGGCACCAATCCGCTCTGGCAGGTCAGTTTCATCAATCCCGCCGCGGGCATCACCACGGTGCCCGCCGACGACACCGGCGAGTGCTGCGATATCGCGCCTGAGATCGGAATTACAGGCACTCCTGTGATTGATCCGGTCAGTGGCACACTTTACGCCGTTGCCAAAACCAAGGAAGTCAACGGGAGCAACACAGATTATGTGCAACGACTTCACGCGCTCGACATCACCAGCGGCGCGGAAAAGTTCGGCGGACCGGTGGTGATTCAAGCCACGGTGCCCGGGACTGGTGTCGGATCGCAGGCCGGACAACTGCCATTCCTGTCGCTTCGCGAGAACCAGCACCCGGCCTTGCTTCTGAACCATGCCGTCATTTACATCGCGTTCGCAAGTCATGGAGACAATCAACCGTATCACGGATGGATTTTGGGATACCACGCCACCACACTTCAGCAAACGATGGCGTTCTGCGCCACACCCGACGCTGAAGGTGCCGGCATCTGGATGGGTAGCGGCGGCCTGTCCGCCGACGCCGATGGCAACATCTACTTCGTCACCGGCGACGGAACATTCGACGCGAACACCGGCGGTGCGGACTACGGGGATACCTTCATGAAGCTCAGTACCAATGGCACCGTGCTGGATTATTTTACACCCTTTGATCAGGCGAGCCTCGATGCTGGAAATCACGACCTTGGATCGGCGAACGCCCTGTTGCTCCCCGATCAACCCGGTAACCACCCGCACCTGGTCACCAGCGCCGGCAAGAACGACGTGCTGTACCTCGTTGACCGCGATAACATGGGGCACTTCAACTCCGTTGACGACAGCCAGATCGTACAATCGATGACGTTGTCCAATGCGAACTTCATCAACCCCGTCTATTTCAACGGCTACGTGTACTACAGCGTGACCAGCACAAAAATTGCCGCGTATCGGTTGAACAACGGATTGCTTCCTG